In the genome of Halostella limicola, one region contains:
- a CDS encoding DUF7503 family protein has product MSSTDSFKAYLADHPRMIGALFTITLLLSQAGSVAASGAQAQPGP; this is encoded by the coding sequence ATGTCATCCACTGACTCATTCAAGGCGTACCTCGCAGACCACCCGCGAATGATCGGCGCGCTCTTCACGATCACGCTGCTGTTATCACAGGCCGGCTCCGTTGCGGCCAGCGGCGCTCAGGCACAGCCCGGACCGTAG
- a CDS encoding DUF3006 domain-containing protein → MTEYTGVVDRFEEDQAVVLLERDGSVVGDVVLDRDRLPSDARRVDAVLTVRVEDDRVVELTHRPDETEDRKESAQDRFDRLSSRPPDEEDADEP, encoded by the coding sequence ATGACCGAGTACACCGGAGTCGTCGACCGGTTCGAGGAGGACCAGGCCGTCGTGTTGCTCGAACGCGACGGGAGCGTCGTCGGCGACGTCGTCCTCGACCGCGACCGACTGCCGTCGGACGCCCGACGCGTCGACGCCGTCCTGACGGTGCGCGTCGAGGACGACCGCGTCGTCGAACTCACACACCGACCCGACGAGACCGAGGATCGGAAAGAGAGCGCCCAGGACCGGTTCGATCGGCTGTCTAGCCGACCACCGGACGAGGAGGACGCCGACGAACCTTAA